The following are encoded together in the Pseudoalteromonas shioyasakiensis genome:
- a CDS encoding oligosaccharide flippase family protein: MSTKQQGIWLLASSAIAGAVQFSVFAMLAYYTNPEVIGVLAIINVFLAIAYLVQDMGLSNYFIYKQALTRSESSALYYTNVFLGAGAGGLIALIALPVANFYESKDIAESLYIMAFNFVLLGLSAQYQANFIKSEMNVALAKIDIATKLCLLLFTFGFIKIGIPSIFPYLYAFLATNSLRYLLFLTFAEKSWHPSYKVDFAIVKPALAFGGYQMGSQILNQVRAQLDQLIIGKLMGVEVLGLYSFAKELLMQPIKFIRILIARLVYPKLAKQQTQFKEFYSTFNRSMRTLSAMNSVMYLLFLGSLTVVIQFYFEQYQQSIPILYGLFIVGCLAPFGSLLGIAAQAKGNTKIEFKWNLLSSSISICVLLILTQLQSISLFAFGVAALQMSMTASALFFFSISDPDIPKRTYLLMFTTNVLIYLIINFFYHFI; encoded by the coding sequence ATGAGCACTAAACAGCAAGGCATTTGGTTACTTGCTTCATCAGCAATTGCCGGCGCAGTACAGTTTTCTGTTTTTGCTATGCTAGCTTACTACACCAACCCAGAAGTGATAGGTGTACTGGCAATAATCAATGTGTTTTTAGCGATTGCCTATCTTGTACAAGATATGGGATTGTCTAACTATTTCATCTACAAACAAGCTTTAACTCGTTCAGAAAGCTCGGCATTGTACTATACAAACGTATTTTTAGGGGCTGGTGCTGGCGGGCTAATTGCGTTAATTGCTTTACCAGTTGCAAATTTTTATGAGTCAAAAGATATAGCCGAAAGCTTATACATAATGGCGTTTAACTTTGTTCTGTTAGGCCTAAGCGCACAATATCAAGCCAACTTTATAAAGTCAGAAATGAACGTTGCTTTGGCAAAAATAGATATAGCGACGAAGCTATGTTTATTACTTTTTACCTTTGGATTTATAAAAATAGGCATACCGAGCATTTTCCCTTACCTGTATGCATTTTTAGCTACTAACAGCCTAAGATATTTGCTGTTCTTAACTTTTGCCGAGAAATCATGGCACCCAAGTTATAAAGTTGACTTTGCAATCGTAAAGCCTGCACTTGCATTTGGAGGCTATCAAATGGGCTCGCAAATTTTGAACCAAGTCCGTGCGCAGCTTGATCAGCTTATTATTGGTAAATTAATGGGGGTTGAGGTTCTAGGTCTGTACTCATTTGCAAAAGAATTACTTATGCAGCCTATTAAATTTATCCGTATTCTTATTGCTAGGCTGGTTTATCCAAAACTTGCCAAACAACAAACACAGTTTAAAGAGTTTTATTCGACGTTTAATCGCTCCATGCGGACTCTTAGTGCTATGAACAGTGTAATGTATTTATTGTTCTTAGGTTCTCTTACCGTTGTTATTCAGTTTTATTTTGAGCAATACCAGCAGTCAATTCCAATCTTGTATGGTTTATTTATCGTTGGCTGCCTTGCCCCATTTGGCTCCTTGTTAGGCATAGCTGCGCAAGCCAAAGGTAATACAAAAATAGAGTTTAAGTGGAATCTTCTCTCATCATCAATCAGTATTTGTGTATTGTTAATATTGACCCAGTTGCAAAGCATTAGCCTGTTTGCATTTGGTGTGGCAGCACTGCAAATGAGCATGACCGCAAGTGCACTATTCTTCTTTAGTATAAGCGATCCTGATATACCTAAAAGAACATATCTACTTATGTTTACTACCAACGTGCTTATTTATCTAATAATTAACTTTTTCTATCATTTTATATAA
- a CDS encoding glycosyltransferase, whose product MTNSHKAVNDYKLIEKTTYLTTESVTDSRLKTRLKRIVTLLWPQQVSKKLASLNIARFGIHSKSLLLPSIITRATQRFDSDIFIAHFGTAAVVANKMRELGLVKGKLVTVFHGADISVKATLDVFKHDYENLFKTGELMLPISELWKNKLISLGCQHHKITVNRMGINSEQFKCRELGKPICKPLKIISVARFIEKKGLADALDAMAELKKRSVAFEYQIVGDGDLKPQIVQQIDQLQLSNSVKLLGFQPQEKIAQLLNDADVFLLPSVVAENGDMEGIPVALMEAMAMGLITISTYHSGIPELISNNESGLLAQEHAPLELADSIERLANGQIDIVRMRATAKEKVEQSFEQSKLYTQLLDILVKLNEH is encoded by the coding sequence TTGACTAATAGTCATAAGGCAGTTAATGACTATAAACTTATTGAAAAAACGACATATTTAACAACAGAATCTGTTACCGATAGTAGACTTAAAACTCGCTTAAAAAGAATTGTAACTTTACTTTGGCCACAGCAAGTAAGTAAAAAGTTAGCGTCTTTAAATATCGCTCGTTTTGGTATACATAGCAAGTCATTACTATTGCCAAGCATTATAACTAGAGCTACACAGCGCTTTGACTCTGACATATTTATAGCTCACTTTGGGACTGCAGCTGTTGTCGCAAACAAAATGCGAGAGCTTGGGCTAGTAAAAGGTAAATTGGTTACAGTGTTTCATGGTGCCGATATCTCAGTAAAAGCCACTTTAGATGTTTTCAAACATGATTATGAAAACCTCTTCAAAACTGGTGAGTTAATGTTACCTATTAGTGAGCTGTGGAAAAATAAGCTTATTTCGTTAGGTTGTCAGCATCATAAAATCACCGTAAACCGCATGGGGATTAACAGTGAGCAATTTAAGTGCAGAGAATTAGGTAAACCTATTTGTAAGCCATTAAAAATTATCAGCGTAGCCCGTTTCATCGAGAAGAAAGGTTTGGCTGATGCGCTAGATGCAATGGCGGAGTTAAAAAAACGCAGCGTTGCTTTTGAATATCAAATTGTGGGTGATGGTGATTTAAAACCACAGATTGTTCAGCAAATTGATCAGCTTCAGCTTTCTAATAGCGTAAAACTGCTGGGTTTTCAGCCGCAAGAGAAAATAGCACAACTGCTAAACGACGCCGACGTATTTTTATTGCCATCGGTTGTCGCTGAAAACGGCGATATGGAAGGTATTCCTGTTGCATTAATGGAAGCGATGGCAATGGGCTTAATCACCATATCGACTTATCATAGCGGTATACCTGAGCTTATTTCGAACAATGAAAGTGGTTTACTTGCTCAAGAGCATGCTCCATTAGAGCTTGCTGACTCAATAGAAAGACTCGCCAATGGTCAAATAGACATTGTAAGAATGAGAGCAACAGCCAAAGAAAAAGTTGAGCAGAGCTTTGAGCAGTCCAAGCTATATACTCAACTACTGGATATTCTGGTCAAATTAAATGAGCACTAA
- the wcaK gene encoding colanic acid biosynthesis pyruvyl transferase WcaK, which produces MKLLLVGNHTCGNRGDGAILRGLIAELVKQHPDIKIDIYSRFPISSSFLLGQTLVMDPLDHYHDTQANGLVARVWKKYSRRFLGYFLARKLNKPSSKSLPEHISQQLDVISHYDAVIQVGGSFFVDLYGPAQFEHALCTLLAKKKLFLLGHSVGPFHSKKYTELADRVFSRVDELALRENLSLNYMKQAGISDLKVSEGADTAWVVPNQPVMLPNHLTALTQAAPTIAITLRELAPFDKRLGVTQKQYEEHFAQLIDNLINDGYKIVLCSTCTGIGGYHRDDRMTALKVQSLVRNKSSCHVIMDELNDVELGSFLGLCTLTIGTRLHSAIISMNFGTPAIALNYEHKSKGIMAQLDLPELSKDVTSLFSDELLTSVRHLLANLDDAESKMAQQVEVERQKVRDMVTRVLQKIERD; this is translated from the coding sequence ATGAAATTACTACTGGTTGGAAATCATACCTGCGGTAACCGGGGTGATGGCGCAATACTTAGGGGTTTAATAGCTGAACTTGTTAAGCAACACCCTGATATTAAAATTGACATTTATAGCCGCTTCCCAATTAGCTCAAGTTTTTTACTTGGGCAAACTTTAGTCATGGATCCTTTGGATCATTATCATGATACTCAAGCGAATGGTTTAGTGGCTCGAGTTTGGAAAAAATATAGCCGTCGATTCTTAGGTTACTTTTTAGCTAGAAAATTAAATAAGCCAAGCTCAAAAAGTTTGCCTGAGCATATTTCTCAGCAGCTAGACGTAATTTCACACTATGATGCAGTTATTCAGGTCGGCGGTTCATTTTTTGTTGACCTTTATGGCCCTGCTCAGTTCGAGCATGCGTTGTGTACTTTATTGGCCAAAAAGAAGCTATTTTTACTAGGCCATTCAGTGGGTCCATTCCATAGTAAGAAATACACAGAACTGGCTGACAGAGTATTTTCTCGTGTCGATGAACTAGCATTAAGAGAAAACCTTAGCTTGAACTACATGAAGCAGGCTGGTATTTCCGATCTAAAAGTGTCTGAAGGAGCTGATACTGCATGGGTTGTTCCTAATCAGCCTGTTATGCTCCCTAACCACTTAACAGCACTTACTCAAGCAGCTCCAACCATTGCTATTACATTGCGTGAATTAGCCCCTTTTGATAAGCGTTTAGGTGTTACACAGAAGCAATATGAAGAGCACTTTGCACAATTAATTGATAATTTAATCAATGATGGCTACAAAATAGTGCTGTGCTCAACTTGTACTGGGATAGGCGGTTATCATCGTGATGATCGTATGACAGCGCTAAAAGTTCAAAGTTTGGTGCGTAACAAGTCAAGTTGTCACGTTATTATGGATGAGCTGAATGACGTAGAGTTAGGTTCTTTTCTAGGTTTATGTACCTTAACGATCGGAACTCGTTTACACAGCGCGATTATTTCAATGAACTTCGGTACGCCTGCGATTGCCTTGAACTATGAGCACAAGTCAAAAGGCATAATGGCTCAATTGGACTTACCAGAGCTCTCAAAAGATGTGACTTCATTATTCAGTGATGAATTGCTAACTTCAGTCAGACATCTACTTGCTAATTTAGATGATGCTGAAAGTAAAATGGCGCAACAAGTAGAAGTTGAGCGCCAAAAAGTAAGAGATATGGTCACACGAGTACTTCAAAAAATTGAGCGCGACTAA
- a CDS encoding secretin N-terminal domain-containing protein, which translates to MKSSPYKSTLLLALALAVSGCVQTGGLQGKDLKVERSILKQDLTKNESQPEVAESDETPNSFNAVKVQDLGGISKLKEDAKKPPELTGEPITFAADEISVKEFTSRVFDELLNLNYVVAPQLAASNDKITLNISSPIERSEFYKVVVKTLEESAIQTLRKDDIIYLSKVTGSSQKNSIGIGIGGEATDVPDMAGAITQIVPYVYSGSRNISSIMGKLSTAAITVQSQQKLIIVEGDRAEILRALRIIKMLDVPRAYGREIRLVEFAHISPIEGIEQIRELLAEDGMLVSTDGDVSFVPIPRINAFVAYAANEDIVNRIIFWANKIDVPIAGDERQYFVYKPKYAKAETMLESISSLLLGGSNRSATTNQDQGSAEQGNRGRKTSVDAGPMRFSLDRQQNALIFYTTNDEYRLVESLLKKMDVLPGQVILDVTILEVNLSDDMSSGIDWVYNSLSDDSDSTLLNLASSGSISSTIIKGDWQAKLNWSNSKGNTRVLSRPYMIVRDGESATITSGDQVPIVTQTVEDIGDNNSVANSIQYRSTGVNVAITPIINSQGVISLSVAMSVSNAQPNDTSGADTPVITNRAISTEILSADGQTVALGGLIQETKSDNNNGVPLLSSLPVLGGLFSSKSDSNSRTELVMLITTKVVNDSSEVDEFSEAMSKLYSTPITIK; encoded by the coding sequence ATGAAAAGTAGTCCATATAAAAGCACGCTTTTACTTGCACTAGCGTTAGCCGTGTCTGGATGTGTTCAAACTGGTGGACTGCAAGGAAAGGATCTAAAGGTTGAAAGATCTATCCTAAAACAAGACCTAACCAAAAATGAATCTCAGCCAGAAGTTGCCGAAAGTGATGAGACTCCAAATAGCTTTAATGCTGTTAAAGTACAAGATTTAGGCGGCATCTCAAAATTAAAAGAAGATGCGAAAAAGCCACCTGAACTAACTGGTGAGCCGATTACGTTTGCTGCTGATGAAATCTCAGTAAAAGAGTTCACAAGTCGTGTATTTGACGAACTTTTAAATTTAAATTATGTGGTGGCTCCGCAGCTAGCTGCCTCTAATGACAAAATTACCTTAAATATTTCTTCACCAATAGAGCGCTCTGAATTTTACAAAGTAGTTGTGAAAACGCTTGAAGAAAGCGCTATTCAGACACTTCGTAAAGACGACATCATTTATTTATCTAAAGTGACTGGTAGCTCGCAGAAAAACTCAATTGGCATTGGTATAGGCGGTGAAGCGACAGATGTGCCAGATATGGCTGGTGCTATCACTCAAATTGTTCCTTATGTATATAGCGGCAGTCGAAATATTTCCAGCATAATGGGTAAACTTTCAACGGCGGCAATTACCGTACAATCGCAACAAAAGCTCATTATTGTTGAAGGTGATCGTGCTGAGATTCTAAGAGCTTTAAGAATCATTAAAATGCTTGATGTACCAAGAGCGTATGGCCGCGAAATTCGTCTTGTTGAGTTTGCACATATTTCACCAATTGAAGGTATCGAGCAAATACGTGAATTGCTTGCAGAAGATGGCATGCTTGTTTCAACTGATGGTGATGTATCGTTTGTGCCAATTCCTAGAATCAATGCATTTGTTGCATATGCTGCAAATGAAGATATCGTAAATCGTATTATCTTTTGGGCGAATAAAATTGATGTGCCGATTGCCGGTGATGAAAGGCAATATTTTGTATATAAACCAAAATATGCAAAGGCAGAAACTATGCTCGAATCGATCAGTAGTTTATTACTCGGTGGTTCAAATAGAAGTGCAACAACGAATCAAGATCAAGGGAGTGCTGAGCAAGGAAATAGGGGGCGTAAGACCTCTGTTGATGCAGGTCCAATGCGTTTTAGTTTAGATCGCCAACAAAATGCACTAATTTTTTATACCACCAATGATGAGTATCGTTTGGTTGAGTCTTTACTCAAAAAAATGGATGTTTTACCTGGCCAGGTTATTTTAGATGTAACCATTCTTGAAGTTAATTTAAGTGATGATATGTCTTCTGGAATTGACTGGGTTTATAACTCGTTAAGTGATGACAGCGACAGCACCCTATTAAACCTTGCAAGCAGTGGCTCAATTTCGTCAACCATTATTAAAGGCGACTGGCAAGCTAAATTAAATTGGAGTAACAGTAAAGGTAACACGCGCGTTTTATCAAGACCCTACATGATCGTAAGAGACGGTGAGTCTGCAACAATTACGTCGGGTGATCAGGTACCAATTGTAACTCAAACGGTAGAAGATATTGGCGACAACAACTCTGTTGCAAACTCTATTCAATATCGCTCTACGGGCGTAAATGTAGCAATAACACCGATTATTAACTCTCAGGGGGTTATTTCATTGAGTGTGGCTATGTCAGTAAGTAATGCGCAGCCAAATGATACAAGTGGTGCAGATACACCGGTTATTACAAACAGAGCTATTTCAACTGAAATTTTATCGGCTGATGGCCAAACTGTAGCCTTAGGCGGTCTTATTCAAGAAACAAAATCTGATAACAACAATGGTGTACCATTATTAAGTAGCTTACCTGTATTAGGTGGTTTATTTTCAAGCAAGAGCGATTCAAATAGCCGTACAGAGCTAGTGATGTTAATTACAACTAAGGTTGTTAATGACTCGAGTGAAGTTGATGAGTTTAGCGAAGCAATGTCAAAGCTTTACAGCACTCCAATTACAATTAAGTAA
- a CDS encoding general secretion pathway protein GspK, with translation MRLKAKQQGVALFMVLMITAIMAVIMIYMSSKGQNNARLTGLIKQNTDAVLELESVQAEMVFDYMTSSFGILGPRRDFQGQPVSNAMTQDFKGGIKEHDNFTVKVQDIGGLVSILPYNEKDFLNLLVNNGLSPDLVPRIKDRLKDWQDVDDLTRIEGAEKGDYAEPNLPTNDTIQSVKELEYIIEDNEIYSKIEPYLVLYSGDYIVRQYMPNSLYSALGLTVPDEQNASMEGSSYPSGRYKIEITFTKNLSITKSFTLLRGVDSFRPYFITDDELIFQ, from the coding sequence ATGCGTTTGAAGGCTAAGCAGCAAGGGGTTGCTTTATTTATGGTTCTGATGATTACAGCAATTATGGCTGTAATCATGATTTATATGTCTTCGAAAGGGCAAAACAATGCACGTTTAACGGGCTTAATAAAACAAAACACAGATGCCGTTTTAGAGCTAGAATCAGTACAAGCCGAAATGGTGTTTGATTATATGACTAGCTCATTTGGTATTTTGGGACCTCGTCGAGATTTTCAAGGGCAACCCGTTTCTAATGCGATGACGCAAGACTTCAAAGGCGGCATCAAAGAACATGACAATTTCACTGTTAAAGTACAAGATATTGGAGGCTTGGTCTCTATTTTGCCCTATAACGAGAAGGACTTTTTAAACTTATTAGTCAACAATGGTTTAAGCCCAGATCTGGTTCCACGTATAAAGGATAGACTCAAAGATTGGCAAGACGTAGATGACTTAACTCGTATCGAAGGAGCAGAAAAAGGAGATTACGCCGAACCTAATCTACCAACTAACGATACTATACAGAGTGTAAAAGAGCTCGAATATATTATTGAAGATAATGAAATTTACTCGAAAATTGAGCCCTATTTAGTTCTGTATTCAGGGGATTACATTGTTCGACAATACATGCCGAATTCTTTATACTCTGCCCTTGGTCTTACGGTCCCTGATGAGCAAAATGCTTCTATGGAAGGGAGTAGTTACCCAAGTGGTCGATACAAAATAGAAATAACGTTTACTAAAAACTTGTCGATTACTAAATCGTTTACGCTACTGAGAGGGGTTGACTCCTTTCGTCCATATTTTATAACTGATGATGAGCTAATTTTTCAATAA
- a CDS encoding PulJ/GspJ family protein, whose amino-acid sequence MFIGRIKQQGAFTLVEVLIAMVIFSLVMTLAVSSYRYSILNLTKQDKSRSVDVLTTTKLINNQIRALKPFFHTNQEGAKTPFFIGEEKSMLFITESPIIVSSPIAVAALVIEENRLEYCEVPFGSFPLHQPPGSFPCDEKLTYLDANEVEISYFGWKNRFELDDFYSEYLNVNVKPSPKWYSTFEGSKRGLVPMFVKIAGDRNSDIILQIPEVNPYQQGASNAFEG is encoded by the coding sequence ATGTTTATTGGAAGAATTAAGCAGCAAGGAGCTTTTACCCTCGTTGAGGTATTAATCGCGATGGTTATTTTCTCGTTAGTAATGACTCTTGCTGTAAGCAGTTATCGATATTCGATTTTAAATCTAACAAAGCAAGATAAGTCGCGCAGTGTCGATGTTTTAACAACTACCAAGCTTATAAATAACCAAATTCGAGCTTTAAAGCCGTTTTTTCACACCAATCAAGAAGGAGCTAAAACCCCTTTTTTTATAGGTGAAGAAAAGTCTATGTTGTTTATTACTGAGTCTCCCATTATCGTTTCATCGCCAATCGCAGTTGCAGCGCTAGTAATTGAAGAAAATAGGCTTGAATATTGTGAAGTACCTTTTGGCAGTTTCCCTTTGCATCAGCCTCCAGGCTCGTTCCCTTGTGACGAAAAGCTCACATATTTAGATGCTAACGAAGTAGAAATTAGTTACTTTGGTTGGAAGAATCGTTTTGAACTAGACGACTTTTACTCAGAGTATCTAAACGTAAATGTTAAGCCATCACCAAAGTGGTATAGCACCTTTGAAGGGAGTAAAAGAGGGCTTGTTCCTATGTTCGTAAAAATCGCTGGCGATAGAAACTCAGATATTATTCTACAAATTCCAGAGGTTAACCCTTACCAGCAAGGAGCAAGTAATGCGTTTGAAGGCTAA
- a CDS encoding prepilin-type N-terminal cleavage/methylation domain-containing protein: MKFLKYNRGMTLIEVLIASIILFIAISAMSYVARSTSLHEMRLSRHIDRAQLGEFIKDYVAYQYQYNGSDSGSYTINNSEFTWQVTVLDEKPPLRSISNEMSDSDNQNTGTLILYEIQVKVKNDEKVILRVKDVYWKN; this comes from the coding sequence ATGAAATTTTTGAAATATAATCGCGGTATGACTCTCATCGAAGTGCTTATTGCATCGATTATTTTATTTATAGCAATCAGTGCTATGAGTTATGTTGCTCGCTCAACCTCGCTCCATGAAATGCGTTTGTCACGCCACATCGATAGAGCTCAGTTAGGTGAATTCATAAAAGACTATGTTGCCTATCAATATCAATATAATGGCTCTGATAGTGGCTCATATACTATCAATAACAGTGAGTTTACATGGCAAGTAACGGTATTAGATGAAAAACCACCATTACGAAGTATATCTAACGAAATGTCTGATTCTGATAATCAAAATACAGGTACTTTGATACTTTACGAAATTCAGGTAAAGGTCAAAAATGATGAAAAAGTCATATTGAGAGTAAAAGATGTTTATTGGAAGAATTAA
- a CDS encoding prepilin-type N-terminal cleavage/methylation domain-containing protein translates to MMYRSKSVGFTLVELLIVMVLIGLASSFVLPNMWQQLEQTKRYGERKQLIEAVKFAKQYSVYKGVTLKINLSNNSLEITDLSINKSQNVNQAAELEQNELNNPKNTAEDTVLKKVTFETLTFENSSFIVSAKTYFKKLAIKATFNNKNENEIFEI, encoded by the coding sequence ATGATGTATCGTTCTAAAAGCGTAGGCTTCACACTAGTAGAATTATTAATAGTGATGGTACTGATTGGCCTAGCTAGCTCTTTTGTGCTCCCAAATATGTGGCAACAACTTGAGCAAACAAAGCGCTACGGAGAGCGTAAGCAGCTAATCGAGGCTGTGAAATTTGCGAAGCAGTATAGTGTTTATAAAGGAGTAACGTTAAAAATAAACTTAAGCAACAACTCATTAGAGATCACAGATTTATCAATAAATAAAAGCCAGAACGTAAACCAAGCTGCTGAACTAGAGCAAAACGAACTGAATAATCCAAAAAATACAGCTGAAGATACTGTCTTAAAGAAAGTTACTTTCGAAACACTGACCTTTGAAAACTCGAGTTTTATTGTTAGTGCTAAAACCTACTTTAAAAAGTTAGCAATTAAAGCGACTTTCAATAACAAGAATGAAAATGAAATTTTTGAAATATAA
- a CDS encoding type II secretion system F family protein — translation MNQLFKFKAYTKTGELTEGELHAENEAAAIQALKKDYKLVVKVSPEKQGFKRKRVTLADMEQSTNQLSTLLKNGLKIDKALIVLAKSNSQSAMGAIWNSVLSDIKQGDLLSDALGKRPEVFSTLFVEMVKIGESTGNLPQVFSRLSQNLQFQNALRSKMIQAITYPFFILIVCVLAIWAIFNFVIPSMSSMFDSVEDIPSYTQFLIDASNWVQSYQVHMLLIIMAIVVGIVSALRKPTLKAKLLEATVALPLIKTIIKQSDKIRFSTALQLTLESGVSLSSGLELAAETVISPILRDKLRNSVVSVSSGSELSTELAKLGLFDDIGISLISVGEESGTLTSSFTEISQRSRLSFEQWLTRFTAMLEPLLILFMGGIVGSVVITMLLSIVSINDVSF, via the coding sequence GTGAACCAACTATTTAAGTTTAAAGCTTATACCAAAACAGGTGAGTTAACTGAAGGCGAGCTGCATGCCGAAAATGAGGCTGCAGCCATACAGGCGTTAAAAAAAGACTATAAACTTGTTGTAAAGGTATCACCTGAAAAGCAAGGCTTTAAGCGTAAGAGGGTAACCCTAGCTGATATGGAGCAGTCGACAAATCAGTTGTCTACGCTTCTTAAAAATGGTTTAAAAATTGATAAGGCGCTAATTGTTTTAGCTAAGTCGAATAGTCAATCTGCAATGGGGGCTATTTGGAATAGTGTACTTAGTGATATAAAACAAGGTGATCTGTTAAGCGACGCGTTAGGCAAAAGACCTGAAGTCTTTTCGACCTTATTTGTTGAGATGGTAAAGATTGGTGAAAGCACAGGTAACCTTCCACAAGTGTTCTCTCGGTTAAGTCAAAACCTACAATTTCAAAACGCATTACGAAGTAAAATGATTCAGGCTATTACTTACCCATTTTTCATTTTAATTGTTTGCGTGCTAGCAATTTGGGCCATTTTTAATTTTGTTATACCCAGCATGTCTTCAATGTTTGATTCTGTTGAGGATATACCAAGTTACACCCAATTTTTAATTGATGCCTCTAACTGGGTGCAAAGCTATCAAGTGCATATGCTATTAATAATTATGGCAATTGTTGTCGGTATTGTTTCAGCGCTGCGTAAGCCTACCTTAAAAGCTAAGCTACTTGAAGCAACCGTGGCATTGCCTCTTATAAAAACAATTATTAAACAATCAGACAAAATACGTTTTTCAACGGCATTGCAACTGACACTCGAAAGTGGTGTGAGTTTGTCATCTGGTTTAGAGCTTGCCGCAGAGACAGTTATTAGCCCTATTTTGAGGGATAAGCTCAGAAACAGTGTTGTTTCTGTATCTTCAGGGAGTGAGCTAAGTACAGAATTGGCAAAATTAGGGTTGTTTGATGATATTGGTATTTCACTCATTTCAGTAGGTGAAGAAAGTGGTACTTTAACTAGTTCGTTTACCGAAATATCACAACGCTCTCGTTTAAGCTTTGAGCAATGGTTAACACGCTTTACAGCAATGCTTGAGCCTCTGTTAATACTTTTCATGGGTGGTATTGTTGGTTCTGTTGTAATCACCATGTTACTGAGCATAGTGTCTATAAATGATGTATCGTTCTAA